One part of the Magallana gigas chromosome 5, xbMagGiga1.1, whole genome shotgun sequence genome encodes these proteins:
- the LOC105348583 gene encoding golgin subfamily A member 6-like protein 24, with product MAELKVRVDGVSRVVCGVTETTSCQDVVIALAHALGRTGRFTLIEKWRDSERPLLPSDFPLQVLHKWGEYASEVQLLLHQSDKKEQVSQQQHQLNKIEAGSHPIKERDSGIRRVLTFSGAHNTEGSKRPPYRTMKQHQSMGKISEDPHSGLSNEIINPPHGQRLREDVHYRSDNQNFHPAFRDKENVLVNGGNTYQDVRKGVRPGQNGVVHRYPTPPTEQVQSQPHLVPNVRSDPRNIRRMEARVNPIQRMSPRTTHSDQLNKNGIPPHLKQRHSEENFHGGEQENHTRMPSPQIDNIRASAFQRVVPNRQTSPYRSKEPEAVPEQNGEVEEYDLDSNFPNLPRERVTLEEYRMPGDGHHDNSHMASDQKERVKLQRLVSMQQERIKMQESQISIIDTELTSLEAKEKEESEEIERITGKIKELEEVTKKYEVEISELDSTSWVDIIEAEKQTEKKIHLEIRTLKDNISAKTTETKKLNEKIPQLQKDIDNEKSGMEQERKQRKEEEEKMMVEIESAKENLDKESKKIDAGNSELEKVETELRELQSKLDQQKEEVTTLEKELKNVNMKDFQVSPGPKRKNKSLESGEAVLKILEGRMSPVKGINRKIVSPVLSVAKDPDGVWV from the exons ATGGCAGAGCTGAAAGTACGTGTGGATGGTGTTTCAAGAGTGGTTTGTGGTGTCACAGAAACCACAAGTTGTCAGGATGTGGTGATTGCTCTGGCACACGCCTTGGGAAGGACCGGGCGTTTTACGTTGATAGAGAAATGGAGGGACAGTGAGCGCCCCCTTCTTCCTTCAGACTTCCCACTACAAGTTTTACATAAATGGGGAGAGTATGCCAGTGAAGTACAGCTTCTTCTGCATCAGTCTGACAAAAAAGAACAGGTTTCTCAACAGCAGCATCAGCTGAACAAGATAGAGGCCGGTTCTCATCCCATCAAGGAGAGAGACAGTGGCATCAGGCGAGTGCTCACATTCAGTGGCGCTCACAACACAGAGGGGTCAAAAAGACCTCCATATAGAACTATGAAACAGCACCAGTCTATGGGCAAAATCAGTGAAGACCCGCATTCTGGGCTATCCAATGAGATTATTAATCCCCCTCATGGTCAAAGGTTAAGGGAAGATGTGCATTACAGATCTGATAATCAGAACTTTCATCCTGCTTTTCGAGACAAGGAGAACGTGTTAGTGAATGGTGGAAATACCTACCAGGATGTGAGAAAAGGTGTTAGGCCTGGACAAAATGGGGTTGTTCATCGATACCCCACTCCTCCTACTGAACAAGTGCAATCACAACCTCATTTGGTTCCAAATGTTAGAAGTGACCCTAGAAACATTAGGCGGATGGAAGCGCGAGTGAATCCCATTCAGAGAATGTCACCAAGAACTACGCATAGTGATCAGTTGAATAAAAACGGAATTCCTCCTCATCTTAAGCAAAGACATAGTGAGGAGAATTTTCATGGAGGGGAGCAAGAGAATCACACGAGGATGCCATCACCCCAAATCGACAATATCAGGGCCTCAGCGTTCCAGCGAGTGGTACCCAACAGACAGACTTCACCGTATCGCTCAAAAGAACCAGAGGCAGTACCGGAGCAGAACGGGGAAGTGGAGGAGTATGATTTAGACAGCAATTTTCCAAATCTTCCCAGGGAGAGAGTCACGCTGGAGGAGTATCGCATGCCAGGGGATGGTCACCATGACAACAGTCACATGGCAAGCGATCAGAAAGAGAGAGTGAAACTTCAGAGACTCGTCAGCATGCAACAGGAGAGGATCAAAATGCAGGAATCCCAGATCTCCATCATAGACACAG AACTCACTTCCTTAGAAGCAAAAGAGAAAGAGGAATCagaagaaatagagagaatcaCTGGTAAGATAAAAGAACTGGAGGAGGTTACCAAGAAGTATGAGGTGGAAATCAGTGAACTGGACTCCACTTCATGGGTGGATATCATTGAGGCGGAAAAACAAACAGAGAAGAAAATTCACTTAGAGATCAGGACATTGAAGGATAATATCAGTGCAAAAACTACAGAGACGAAAAAACTCAATGAAAAAATCCCTCAACTTCAAAAAGACATTGACAATGAAAAGTCAGGGATGGAGCAAGAAAGAAAGCAAAGAAAAGAGGAGGAAGAAAAAATGATGGTGGAAATTGAATCAGCAAAGGAAAACTTGGACAAAGAGAGCAAGAAGATTGATGCTGGGAACTCAGAGCTGGAGAAGGTGGAAACAGAGCTACGGGAGCTACAGAGTAAGCTGGACCAGCAGAAGGAAGAGGTCACGACCCTGGAAAAGGAGCTCAAAAATGTCAACATGAAGGACTTTCAGGTATCACCAGGTCCAAAGCGGAAAAACAAATCGCTGGAATCTGGAGAGG CTGTGCTTAAGATATTAGAGGGAAGAATGTCCCCTGTGAAAGGCATCAACAGAAAAATAGTTAGTCCTGTGCTGTCCGTAGCTAAGGATCCGGATGGAGTTTGGGTCTAA